The Rhodoferax sediminis genome has a segment encoding these proteins:
- a CDS encoding VTT domain-containing protein: MNPYKRLLGVVVFFGVLLAVFRFTGLRDNFSLAFLRDAFLAHKLGGVLIFVAMFSLGNLIQIPGWIFLAAAVLALGRAWGGMVTYIAAVMSCAITFLIIRFMGGDALLQLKSRWARRILGRLHAHPVTSIALLRTMFQTLPALNAALALSGVKFRQYLAGTTLGLPLPIALYCLFFDYLAILLHLH; the protein is encoded by the coding sequence ATGAACCCGTACAAGCGACTGCTCGGTGTGGTCGTTTTTTTCGGCGTACTGCTCGCGGTGTTCCGGTTCACTGGCCTGCGCGACAACTTCAGCCTCGCGTTTTTGCGTGACGCCTTTCTCGCGCACAAGCTGGGCGGCGTGCTGATCTTTGTCGCCATGTTTTCGCTCGGCAACCTGATCCAGATACCGGGCTGGATCTTCCTGGCCGCGGCTGTGCTCGCGCTGGGCCGGGCGTGGGGCGGCATGGTGACCTACATCGCGGCCGTCATGTCGTGCGCCATCACGTTTTTGATCATTCGCTTCATGGGCGGCGACGCGCTGCTGCAGCTCAAAAGCCGCTGGGCCCGCAGGATTCTCGGCCGCCTGCACGCGCACCCAGTCACCAGCATTGCCTTGCTGCGCACGATGTTCCAGACCCTGCCCGCGCTGAACGCGGCGCTGGCCCTGTCGGGCGTCAAGTTTCGCCAGTACCTGGCCGGCACGACGCTGGGGCTGCCCTTGCCAATCGCGCTGTACTGCCTGTTTTTTGACTACCTGGCGATCCTGCTGCACCTGCACTGA
- a CDS encoding VOC family protein, protein MDYHHGKFVWFEHLSRDIPKARTFYDALFGWRTDTVEIADSVPYPMIHHGGHGIGGFREAPVGTPVRWIPYLSVPDIDASFRDAIAAGGKPLMPPIEYGAVGCAALLADPSGAEFVIWKSTRGDPPDIAEIAVGDWYWSELVTTDEKKALTYYESAFGFTSEGMDMGPMGTYYLLKKDGIPRAGLMKAPQPNDGSNWLPYVRVADCDALTAKAQSLGARIAMPPRDIAGIGRFSVLVDPLGAAIAVMQSQPSK, encoded by the coding sequence ATGGACTACCATCACGGCAAATTCGTCTGGTTTGAGCACCTGTCGCGCGACATTCCCAAGGCACGCACCTTCTACGACGCGCTGTTCGGCTGGCGCACCGATACGGTCGAGATAGCGGACAGCGTTCCCTATCCGATGATTCATCACGGCGGGCACGGCATCGGCGGCTTTCGGGAAGCGCCGGTGGGCACCCCCGTGCGATGGATCCCCTACCTGTCCGTACCGGATATCGATGCCTCGTTCAGGGACGCGATTGCCGCCGGTGGCAAACCCCTCATGCCGCCCATCGAGTACGGTGCTGTCGGCTGTGCCGCCTTGCTGGCCGACCCGAGCGGAGCCGAATTCGTCATCTGGAAAAGCACGCGAGGCGACCCGCCCGATATCGCCGAAATCGCCGTGGGCGACTGGTACTGGAGCGAGCTGGTGACGACCGACGAAAAGAAGGCCCTGACCTACTACGAGAGTGCCTTCGGCTTCACCAGCGAAGGTATGGACATGGGGCCAATGGGCACCTATTACCTGCTCAAAAAGGACGGCATACCACGGGCCGGCCTGATGAAGGCCCCGCAGCCCAATGACGGTTCGAACTGGCTGCCTTATGTGCGCGTGGCCGACTGCGACGCCTTGACCGCGAAAGCACAATCGCTGGGTGCACGGATCGCGATGCCGCCGCGCGACATTGCGGGCATCGGCCGCTTCAGCGTGCTGGTCGATCCGCTCGGCGCGGCGATCGCGGTGATGCAAAGTCAGCCGTCAAAATGA
- a CDS encoding RluA family pseudouridine synthase, whose protein sequence is MLDKPAGLLAVPGRGADKQDALSTRVQRLYPDALVVHRLDMATSGLMLMARGPHAQRSLSKAFADREVCKRYEAVVDGRLPPPADAPDGWGVIDLPIIVDWPRRPLRMIDALQGKPSITRWRVMAHDAPANTTRLELAPITGRSHQLRVHLQALGHPIIGDTLYAGAPVQARASRLLLHACALTLAHPVTGETLAFESPAPF, encoded by the coding sequence ATGCTGGACAAGCCCGCTGGCCTGCTCGCGGTCCCCGGGCGCGGCGCCGACAAACAGGACGCACTGAGCACCCGGGTACAGCGCTTGTATCCGGATGCACTCGTCGTGCACCGGCTGGACATGGCGACGTCGGGCCTGATGCTGATGGCGCGGGGGCCTCACGCGCAGCGCAGCTTGAGCAAGGCGTTCGCCGATCGCGAGGTTTGCAAGCGTTACGAGGCGGTGGTTGACGGGCGTTTGCCGCCACCGGCCGATGCGCCCGATGGCTGGGGCGTGATCGACCTGCCGATCATCGTGGATTGGCCGAGGCGCCCATTGCGCATGATCGATGCCCTGCAGGGCAAGCCGAGCATCACACGCTGGCGTGTGATGGCGCATGACGCGCCAGCCAACACGACGCGCCTGGAGCTGGCGCCCATCACAGGCCGCTCACACCAGTTGCGCGTCCATTTGCAGGCGCTGGGACATCCGATCATCGGCGATACGCTCTACGCCGGCGCCCCGGTGCAAGCCAGGGCCAGCCGCCTGCTGCTGCACGCCTGCGCGCTGACGCTGGCACACCCCGTCACCGGGGAAACCCTGGCATTCGAAAGCCCCGCGCCTTTCTAG
- a CDS encoding GNAT family N-acetyltransferase, translating into MSSTPIYEVRPATLNDAQAVADIHASASQAAYKGLVPDEHLGSLPAIKRLSLWREAIEYGDPQVVVALEGDKVVGFAGFDRSRDKGTPATTGEIWAIYAAPAHWSQGVGLALWDGAREGLLEEGCTNVTAWVPLRNERALRFFELAGFKRELSTAKTVPMGAIKVEEIRLKRALA; encoded by the coding sequence ATGTCCAGCACGCCCATTTACGAGGTTCGCCCCGCCACCCTGAATGACGCCCAGGCCGTCGCCGATATCCACGCCAGCGCGTCGCAGGCCGCCTACAAGGGGCTGGTGCCCGACGAGCATCTGGGCAGTCTGCCCGCGATCAAGCGCCTGTCACTGTGGCGCGAGGCCATCGAGTACGGCGATCCCCAAGTGGTGGTGGCGCTGGAAGGTGACAAGGTGGTCGGCTTCGCCGGCTTTGACCGCTCGCGCGACAAGGGCACGCCGGCCACCACCGGAGAAATCTGGGCGATCTACGCGGCGCCCGCGCATTGGAGCCAGGGCGTCGGCCTGGCGCTGTGGGACGGTGCGCGCGAGGGGCTGCTGGAAGAAGGCTGCACCAACGTGACGGCCTGGGTTCCGCTGCGCAACGAGCGTGCCTTGCGCTTTTTTGAGCTTGCCGGTTTCAAGCGCGAACTGTCCACGGCCAAGACGGTGCCCATGGGCGCCATCAAGGTGGAAGAGATCCGCCTCAAGCGCGCGCTGGCCTGA
- a CDS encoding VF530 family DNA-binding protein, protein MTAQPRNPLHGLTLETLLGALVAQYGWAGLGERINIRCFTSDPSIASSLKFLRKTPWAREKVEGLYLFMLRDSKRQQA, encoded by the coding sequence ATGACCGCGCAGCCGCGCAATCCGCTGCATGGCCTCACGCTGGAGACGCTGCTGGGCGCGCTGGTGGCCCAGTACGGCTGGGCCGGTTTGGGCGAGCGCATCAACATCCGCTGTTTCACCAGCGACCCCAGCATCGCCTCCAGTCTGAAGTTTCTGCGCAAGACGCCCTGGGCGCGGGAAAAAGTCGAGGGCTTGTACCTTTTCATGCTGCGCGATAGCAAACGGCAGCAGGCGTGA
- a CDS encoding 2Fe-2S iron-sulfur cluster-binding protein: MSVGEDQPVEIFDARLEPAGLRFDAPADLPLLQAALRAGIELASSCRNGTCRTCICRLRQGRVVYRIEWPGLSLEEKQEGFILPCVAHPASSVVIEWPG; encoded by the coding sequence ATGAGCGTGGGCGAGGACCAGCCGGTCGAAATTTTTGACGCGCGCCTGGAGCCCGCGGGCTTGCGCTTCGATGCGCCGGCCGACCTGCCGCTGCTGCAAGCCGCGCTGCGCGCCGGCATCGAGCTGGCCAGTTCCTGCCGCAACGGCACCTGCCGCACCTGCATCTGCCGCCTGCGCCAGGGGCGTGTGGTTTACCGGATCGAATGGCCGGGGCTGAGCCTTGAGGAAAAGCAGGAAGGTTTCATCCTGCCTTGCGTGGCGCATCCCGCATCGAGCGTGGTCATCGAGTGGCCTGGCTGA
- a CDS encoding c-type cytochrome, with protein sequence MISSIVKLQHPLFSNLFFATLALLAFGCTTRTALAAAPFEDTIAQRTQACTACHGQQGRAGPDGYYPRIAGKPAGYLYNQLINFREGRRHYGLMTGMVDLLSDTYLMEIAQYFSSIDVPYPAPSSAAQLAATPEVLRMGQLLVTQGDPARQIPACVQCHGQALTGVAPNIPGLLGLPRDYINGQMGSFRTGQRRAHAPDCMAKVAQRLSLAEVNAASSWLATQALPADTHPATSLPAPLPLPCGSAPPPEGAKP encoded by the coding sequence ATGATTTCGTCCATCGTGAAACTCCAACACCCTCTTTTTTCGAACCTCTTTTTCGCCACACTGGCCTTGCTCGCGTTCGGTTGCACCACCCGCACCGCCCTGGCGGCCGCGCCTTTTGAGGACACCATTGCCCAGCGCACACAGGCTTGCACGGCCTGCCACGGCCAGCAGGGCCGGGCCGGGCCGGACGGTTACTACCCGCGCATCGCGGGCAAACCGGCGGGCTACCTGTACAACCAGCTGATCAACTTTCGCGAAGGGCGCCGCCACTACGGCCTGATGACCGGCATGGTGGACCTGCTGTCGGACACCTACCTGATGGAGATCGCGCAATACTTTTCCTCGATCGACGTGCCCTACCCAGCGCCCTCCTCCGCGGCGCAGCTGGCCGCCACGCCCGAGGTGCTGCGCATGGGGCAGCTGCTGGTCACTCAGGGCGACCCGGCGCGCCAGATTCCGGCCTGCGTGCAGTGCCACGGCCAGGCACTCACGGGCGTGGCACCCAACATTCCGGGTCTGCTCGGGCTGCCGCGCGACTACATCAACGGCCAGATGGGCTCGTTTCGGACCGGGCAGCGCCGCGCCCACGCGCCCGACTGCATGGCCAAGGTGGCGCAGCGGCTCAGCCTGGCCGAAGTGAATGCCGCGTCCAGCTGGCTGGCGACGCAGGCGCTGCCGGCCGACACGCATCCGGCAACGTCGCTACCGGCTCCCTTGCCGTTGCCTTGCGGCAGCGCGCCCCCGCCTGAGGGGGCCAAACCATGA
- a CDS encoding acyl-CoA synthetase produces the protein MNPMIRRQTLADILRRSARRTPAKTAVICGSTTWSYAEFERITERVAAGLAGRGVGKGDRVAILARNSHAFAALRFALARLGAVLVPINFMLKADEVAYILRHAGAQMLATDSGLAELARAGAALDTPVRELVWLPSEDPSEPAPGMTPFDALAASTGAVPEVALDGTDLAQIVYTSGTESSPKGAMLTHDAVLWQYVSCVVDAGIASDDRTLHALPLYHCAQLDVFFGPAIYVGGTNVITSKPVPDNLLPLIAKHRITSFFAPPTVWIALLRSPLFDQTDLSSLAKGYYGASIMPVEVLRELAARLPRVRLWNLYGQTEIAPLATMLGPDDQLRKPGSCGRAVLNVETRVVDDQMRDVAPGAVGEIVHRSPHLMLGYFHDDERTRAAFEGGWFHSGDLATIDDEGYITVVDRKKDMIKTGGENVASREVEEMIYRLPQVSEVAVIGLPHPRWVEAVTAVVVVKAGQSLSADEVMAHCAAGMASFKSPKHVVFAQALPKNPSGKLLKRELRQMYAALIG, from the coding sequence ATGAACCCGATGATTCGACGCCAGACGCTGGCCGATATCCTGCGCCGCAGCGCGCGCCGCACCCCCGCCAAGACCGCCGTCATCTGCGGCAGCACGACCTGGAGCTATGCCGAGTTCGAGCGCATCACCGAACGCGTGGCGGCGGGTCTGGCCGGGCGCGGTGTCGGCAAGGGAGATCGGGTTGCCATCCTCGCGCGCAACTCGCATGCCTTTGCGGCGCTGCGTTTTGCGCTGGCGCGGCTCGGCGCGGTGCTGGTGCCGATCAACTTCATGCTCAAGGCCGACGAGGTGGCCTACATCCTGCGCCATGCGGGCGCGCAGATGCTGGCCACCGACAGCGGACTGGCCGAGCTGGCCCGCGCGGGGGCCGCGCTGGACACCCCGGTGCGCGAATTGGTCTGGCTGCCGTCAGAAGATCCGAGCGAACCGGCGCCCGGCATGACCCCGTTCGACGCGCTGGCCGCTAGCACCGGCGCGGTGCCCGAAGTCGCGCTGGACGGCACCGACCTGGCGCAGATCGTCTACACCAGCGGCACCGAGTCGAGCCCCAAGGGCGCCATGCTGACGCACGATGCCGTGCTGTGGCAATACGTCAGCTGCGTGGTGGACGCCGGCATTGCCAGCGACGACCGGACTCTGCACGCGCTGCCGCTGTACCACTGCGCGCAGCTCGATGTGTTTTTTGGCCCGGCCATTTATGTGGGCGGAACCAACGTGATCACCTCCAAACCGGTTCCCGACAACCTGCTGCCGCTGATCGCAAAGCATCGCATCACCAGTTTCTTTGCGCCGCCCACGGTGTGGATCGCGTTGCTGCGCTCGCCGCTGTTCGACCAGACCGATCTTTCGTCGCTGGCCAAGGGCTACTACGGCGCCTCCATCATGCCGGTGGAGGTGCTGCGCGAATTGGCGGCGCGACTGCCCCGGGTGCGGCTGTGGAACCTGTATGGCCAGACCGAGATCGCGCCGCTGGCCACCATGCTGGGCCCCGACGACCAGTTGCGCAAACCGGGCTCGTGCGGGCGCGCCGTGCTGAATGTGGAAACCCGCGTGGTGGACGACCAGATGCGCGACGTGGCCCCCGGCGCGGTGGGCGAGATCGTGCACCGCTCGCCGCACCTGATGCTGGGCTACTTCCACGACGACGAGCGCACCCGGGCGGCGTTCGAGGGCGGCTGGTTTCACTCGGGCGACCTGGCCACCATCGACGACGAGGGCTACATCACGGTGGTGGACCGCAAGAAGGACATGATCAAGACCGGCGGCGAAAACGTCGCCAGCCGCGAGGTGGAAGAAATGATCTACCGCCTGCCCCAGGTGTCCGAGGTCGCGGTGATCGGCCTGCCGCATCCGCGCTGGGTCGAGGCAGTCACCGCCGTGGTCGTGGTCAAGGCCGGCCAGTCGCTCAGCGCGGACGAGGTGATGGCGCATTGCGCGGCCGGCATGGCCAGCTTCAAGAGTCCCAAGCACGTGGTGTTTGCGCAGGCGCTGCCGAAGAACCCCAGCGGCAAGCTGCTCAAGCGCGAGTTGCGCCAGATGTATGCCGCGCTCATCGGGTGA
- a CDS encoding c-type cytochrome, whose product MKKLGITLLGGVVVLAGLAALVWHLNVRDEPDVSAPMTAASAGAPAAATVARGEYLARAGDCMACHTARGGAAFAGGLGLPTPFGTVYTSNLTPDNETGIGSWSSAYFWRALHNGRAKDGRLLYPAFPYTNYTQVTREDSDAIYAWLRTLAPVHQANRPHALRWPYSTQAALAVWRALFFKPGAYVSDPTRTAEWNRGAYLVQGLGHCSACHATRNALGATSSSLDLAGGLIPLQNWYAPSLESPLEAGVADWDIPHIVELFKTGATRHGWVTGPMAEAVLRGTQYLSQEDLVAMAQYLKNLPAGHADVLPAARAHTPINPAVALLGARLYKDNCAQCHGDAGQGVPHAYPTLAGNRAVTMDSPANLVQMVLYGGFPPATGGNPRPFGMPPYVLVLSDADIAAVLTHIRTSWGNQAEQVTEVEVNRLRSNATP is encoded by the coding sequence ATGAAAAAGCTCGGCATCACCCTTCTCGGTGGCGTGGTCGTGCTGGCCGGCCTGGCAGCCCTGGTGTGGCACCTGAATGTGCGGGACGAGCCCGATGTGTCGGCTCCCATGACAGCGGCATCGGCCGGTGCGCCGGCGGCCGCCACCGTGGCGCGCGGCGAATACCTGGCGCGGGCCGGCGACTGCATGGCCTGCCACACCGCGCGTGGCGGCGCGGCTTTCGCGGGGGGGCTGGGTTTGCCCACGCCCTTCGGCACCGTGTACACATCCAACCTCACACCCGATAACGAGACCGGCATTGGCAGCTGGTCGTCCGCGTATTTCTGGCGCGCCCTGCACAATGGCCGCGCCAAGGACGGCCGCCTGCTCTACCCTGCGTTCCCGTACACCAATTACACGCAGGTCACGCGCGAAGACTCCGATGCGATCTACGCCTGGCTGCGCACGCTGGCGCCGGTGCACCAGGCCAACCGCCCGCATGCGCTGCGCTGGCCCTACAGCACGCAGGCGGCACTGGCGGTATGGCGTGCCCTGTTTTTCAAGCCCGGGGCCTATGTGTCCGACCCCACCCGTACGGCCGAATGGAACCGCGGCGCCTATCTGGTGCAGGGCCTGGGCCATTGCAGTGCCTGCCACGCCACGCGCAACGCGCTGGGGGCCACCTCCAGCTCGCTGGACCTGGCCGGCGGGCTGATTCCACTGCAAAACTGGTACGCACCGTCGCTGGAATCGCCGCTTGAGGCGGGCGTGGCCGACTGGGACATACCGCACATCGTCGAGCTCTTCAAAACCGGGGCGACCCGCCACGGCTGGGTCACCGGCCCGATGGCCGAGGCGGTGCTGCGTGGCACCCAGTATTTGTCGCAGGAAGATCTGGTCGCCATGGCCCAGTATCTGAAGAACTTGCCCGCCGGACATGCGGACGTATTGCCTGCAGCACGCGCGCACACCCCGATCAATCCCGCCGTGGCCCTGCTGGGCGCCAGGCTGTACAAGGACAACTGCGCCCAATGCCACGGCGATGCGGGCCAGGGGGTTCCGCATGCGTACCCGACGCTGGCCGGCAACCGCGCCGTGACGATGGACTCCCCTGCCAACCTGGTGCAAATGGTTTTGTATGGCGGCTTCCCGCCGGCCACTGGAGGCAACCCACGCCCGTTCGGCATGCCGCCCTACGTGCTGGTCTTGAGCGACGCCGATATTGCCGCCGTGCTGACCCACATCCGCACGTCTTGGGGGAACCAGGCCGAGCAGGTCACCGAAGTGGAAGTCAACCGCTTGCGCAGCAACGCAACGCCTTGA
- a CDS encoding NAD(P)/FAD-dependent oxidoreductase — protein sequence MQRIVIVGGGAGGLALATQLGKRLGRKGLAEITLVDSARTHVWKPLLHQLAAGSYDTHAEEIEYLAQARWNHFKFRLGTLVGIDRAGKTVQLAASHDDAGAEITPAQQVAYDTLVIAIGSQTNDFGTPGAARYTIKLDTPQAAKRFNDRLINACIRAQTVPRTAGSGRLTVTIVGGGATGVELAAELHASARLLANFGFDYIHPEKDLQLVLVEAAPRLLSQLPQRLGEAALRELRKLSVEVHTNEKVVEVTADGLKMASGKMIPSTITVWAAGVKAADFLKTLGGEQPLETNKLNQLLVNGNLQSTFDASIYAFGDCAAYQQPDGTWVPPRAQAAYQQAMYLVRALPRLTAGKAVPAFVYTDQGSLVSLAEYSSVGSLMGSLTKGSFFIEGQLAKLMYWGLHKQHQFALGGLRKTLLITLSELLDHTYRPRIKLH from the coding sequence ATGCAACGCATCGTCATCGTGGGCGGGGGCGCTGGAGGACTGGCCCTCGCGACGCAACTGGGCAAACGTCTGGGCCGCAAGGGGCTGGCCGAAATCACCCTGGTCGATTCGGCCCGCACCCACGTCTGGAAGCCGCTGCTGCATCAACTCGCGGCCGGCAGCTACGACACCCACGCGGAAGAAATCGAATACCTGGCGCAGGCACGCTGGAACCACTTCAAGTTCCGGCTCGGCACTCTGGTTGGAATCGACCGTGCCGGCAAGACGGTGCAGCTGGCGGCCAGCCATGACGATGCCGGCGCCGAGATCACGCCTGCGCAACAGGTAGCTTACGACACACTGGTGATTGCGATCGGCAGCCAGACCAACGACTTCGGCACACCAGGGGCCGCCCGGTACACGATCAAACTCGACACGCCGCAGGCCGCCAAGCGCTTTAACGACCGGCTGATCAATGCCTGCATCCGCGCCCAGACCGTTCCGCGTACGGCAGGCAGCGGGCGCCTGACGGTGACCATCGTGGGCGGGGGTGCGACCGGCGTCGAGCTGGCGGCGGAGCTGCATGCCTCGGCGCGCCTGCTGGCCAACTTCGGGTTTGACTACATCCACCCCGAAAAGGACCTGCAGCTGGTGCTGGTGGAGGCTGCGCCGCGCCTGTTGTCACAACTGCCGCAGCGGCTGGGTGAGGCCGCGCTGCGCGAGTTGCGCAAGCTGTCGGTGGAGGTGCATACCAACGAAAAAGTCGTCGAGGTGACGGCCGACGGCCTGAAGATGGCCAGCGGCAAGATGATTCCTTCCACCATCACGGTCTGGGCCGCCGGCGTCAAGGCGGCGGATTTCCTCAAGACCCTGGGCGGCGAACAGCCGCTGGAGACCAACAAACTCAATCAACTGCTCGTCAATGGCAATCTGCAAAGCACCTTTGACGCCAGCATCTACGCCTTTGGCGATTGCGCCGCGTACCAGCAGCCCGATGGCACCTGGGTGCCGCCACGCGCACAGGCGGCCTACCAGCAGGCCATGTACCTGGTGCGCGCGCTGCCCCGGTTGACGGCCGGCAAGGCGGTGCCTGCCTTCGTGTACACGGACCAGGGCTCGCTGGTGTCGCTGGCCGAGTATTCGTCGGTCGGCAGCCTGATGGGGAGCCTGACCAAGGGCAGTTTTTTCATCGAAGGACAGTTGGCCAAGCTGATGTACTGGGGCCTGCACAAGCAGCATCAGTTTGCACTCGGGGGCCTGCGAAAAACCTTGCTGATCACCTTGTCGGAATTGCTCGACCACACCTACCGGCCGCGCATCAAGCTGCACTGA
- a CDS encoding PA4780 family RIO1-like protein kinase — translation MKIPSRLVPLMEDGLIDSVVRQLMSGKEAMVFVVRCGAETRCAKVYKEANKRAFRQAVDYTENRKTKNSRQARAMAKGTRYGREVQEQAWQNAEVDALYRLAAAGVRVPRPYHFHEGVLLMELVTNADGDAAPRLNDLAFTPEQARQHHHTLIQEVVRMLCAGVVHGDLSEFNILMGVDADGQACPVIIDLPQAIDAAGNNHAPAMLERDVANLRNYFGQFAPELLATDYGREIWALYAASALHPEVALTGRFERSRKAVDLDGVLREIGDARAEEAARLLRLQTA, via the coding sequence ATGAAAATACCCTCCAGACTGGTGCCGCTGATGGAAGACGGCCTGATCGACAGCGTCGTGCGCCAGCTCATGAGCGGCAAGGAAGCCATGGTGTTCGTGGTGCGCTGCGGCGCCGAGACGCGCTGCGCCAAGGTCTACAAGGAAGCCAACAAGCGGGCCTTTCGCCAGGCGGTGGACTACACCGAAAACCGCAAGACCAAAAACAGCCGGCAGGCGCGCGCCATGGCCAAGGGCACGCGCTACGGGCGCGAGGTGCAGGAGCAGGCCTGGCAAAACGCCGAGGTCGATGCGCTGTACCGGCTGGCCGCGGCCGGCGTGCGCGTGCCCAGGCCCTACCACTTTCACGAGGGCGTGCTGCTCATGGAGCTGGTGACCAATGCCGACGGCGACGCGGCCCCGCGCCTGAACGACCTCGCCTTCACGCCCGAGCAGGCGCGCCAGCACCACCACACGCTGATCCAGGAAGTGGTGCGCATGCTGTGTGCCGGCGTGGTGCATGGCGACCTGAGCGAATTCAACATCCTGATGGGCGTGGACGCCGATGGCCAGGCGTGCCCGGTGATCATCGACCTGCCGCAAGCCATCGACGCGGCGGGCAACAACCATGCGCCCGCCATGCTGGAGCGCGACGTGGCCAACCTGCGAAACTATTTCGGCCAGTTTGCGCCCGAGCTGCTGGCCACCGACTATGGCCGCGAAATCTGGGCCCTGTATGCCGCCAGCGCGCTGCACCCCGAGGTGGCGCTCACCGGCCGTTTCGAGCGCAGCCGCAAGGCGGTGGATCTGGATGGCGTGCTGCGCGAGATTGGCGATGCACGGGCCGAAGAAGCGGCCCGGCTGCTGCGCCTGCAAACCGCTTGA
- a CDS encoding DUF938 domain-containing protein, with translation MSDLRQHSPAAERNRQPILEVLQRLLPKRGAALEIASGTGQHVAYFASGLPGWTWQPSDPQADALASIAAWCVRDGSGGLLVNVRPPVRLDVMDGDWPGVGVVDAIFCANMLHIAPWPTCAALMRGAARHLAPRGVLLTYGPYLVDGVATAPGNLAFDQSLRARNPDWGIRHLADVAHEAAQAGLRLREQIAMPANNLLLVFGRAEQGHPQTHGGPA, from the coding sequence ATGAGCGATTTGCGCCAGCACAGCCCCGCCGCCGAACGCAACCGGCAGCCGATTCTGGAAGTCCTGCAGCGCCTGCTGCCCAAGCGCGGCGCGGCACTGGAGATTGCCAGCGGCACGGGGCAGCATGTGGCCTACTTCGCCTCTGGTCTGCCGGGCTGGACCTGGCAGCCGAGCGATCCGCAGGCGGATGCGCTGGCGTCGATCGCCGCCTGGTGTGTGCGAGATGGCTCCGGTGGTCTGCTGGTCAACGTGCGCCCGCCGGTTCGTCTGGATGTGATGGACGGGGACTGGCCCGGCGTCGGTGTGGTGGACGCCATCTTCTGCGCCAACATGCTGCACATTGCGCCGTGGCCGACCTGCGCGGCGCTGATGCGTGGCGCCGCGCGGCACCTGGCACCGCGCGGCGTGCTGCTGACCTACGGCCCGTATCTGGTGGACGGCGTCGCCACCGCGCCCGGCAACCTGGCCTTTGACCAGAGCCTGCGCGCGCGCAACCCGGATTGGGGCATCCGGCATCTGGCCGACGTGGCGCACGAGGCGGCCCAGGCCGGCCTGCGGCTGCGCGAGCAGATCGCGATGCCGGCCAACAACCTGCTGCTGGTATTCGGGAGGGCGGAGCAGGGCCATCCGCAAACGCACGGCGGGCCGGCATGA
- a CDS encoding type 1 glutamine amidotransferase domain-containing protein: MATILVPIPATDFDPTETAVPWQILASLGHRLVFATPDGTTGHADPRMLTGQGLGLLAPILMADANGRRAYEAMARSEAFRQPLRYEDIKSGDFDALLLARGHAPGMRPYLESNLLQTHVAEFFAWGKPVGAICHGVLLAARSREKAGLSVLSGKTTTALTKLLEMSAWAATCAWLGRYYRTYDECVEDEVKRAPARRCAPVWHRVRETAGLQRATLMNAATGRPEQVAFPRGAAQHAQWRAWGLT, from the coding sequence ATGGCGACCATCCTTGTCCCGATCCCGGCCACCGACTTCGACCCGACCGAGACTGCCGTGCCGTGGCAAATCCTCGCCTCGCTCGGCCATCGCCTGGTGTTTGCCACGCCGGACGGCACGACCGGCCACGCCGATCCGCGCATGCTCACGGGCCAGGGACTGGGCCTGCTGGCCCCGATCCTGATGGCCGATGCCAACGGCCGGCGCGCCTACGAGGCAATGGCGCGCAGCGAGGCCTTCCGCCAGCCGCTGCGCTATGAGGACATCAAGAGCGGTGACTTCGATGCCCTGCTGCTGGCGCGCGGCCATGCGCCCGGCATGCGGCCCTATCTGGAATCGAATTTGCTGCAGACGCACGTGGCGGAATTTTTTGCGTGGGGCAAGCCCGTGGGCGCCATTTGCCACGGCGTGCTGCTGGCCGCGCGCTCGCGCGAGAAGGCCGGTCTGTCGGTGCTGTCGGGCAAAACCACCACGGCGCTGACCAAGCTGCTGGAGATGAGCGCCTGGGCGGCCACCTGCGCCTGGCTCGGGCGCTACTACCGCACCTACGACGAGTGCGTTGAAGACGAGGTCAAGCGCGCGCCAGCCCGTCGCTGCGCACCGGTTTGGCACCGAGTTCGGGAAACTGCTGGGCTCCAGCGCGCCACGCTCATGAACGCAGCGACGGGCCGCCCCGAGCAAGTTGCGTTCCCTCGGGGGGCAGCGCAGCACGCGCAGTGGCGGGCGTGGGGGCTCACATGA